A single region of the Brassica rapa cultivar Chiifu-401-42 chromosome A03, CAAS_Brap_v3.01, whole genome shotgun sequence genome encodes:
- the LOC103857110 gene encoding uncharacterized protein LOC103857110, whose amino-acid sequence MEQKSVLLSALGVGVGLGIGLASGQSLGRWANGPGSVEDDLTGEQIEQELVRQIIDGRESTVTFDEFPYFLSERTRVLLTSSAYVHLKESDISKHTRNLAPASKAILLSGPAEFYQQMLAKALSHYCESKLLLLDITDFSIKIQSKYGCTKKEPFHKRSISELTLDKVSSLMGSFSMLSQREVDPRGTLRRHTSGNDLKSRSIETSNRPPKHKRYASAAPDISSSISSVSGCNKRSTNLCFDEKLFLQSLYKVLVSVSATTPLIVYLRDVEKLLESERFYKLFQRLLNKLSGPVLILGSRVLEPEDDCQEVSERTSSLFPYNIEIKPPEDESQLMSWKSRLEDDMKMIQFQDNKNHIAEVLAANDIECDDLASICHADTMCLSNHIDEVVVSAITYHLIHTKEPEYRNGKLVISSKSLSHGLSIFQEGGSRSLELDTNTDYKRKGGEVCSKSESKPESSGPENKNELEKSLPSNKNDNPSPPKAPEVVPDNEFEKRIRPEVIPANEIGVTFADIGSLDETKDSLQELVMLPLRRPDLFKGGLLKPCRGILLFGPPGTGKTMLAKAIANEAGASFINVSMSTITSKWFGEDEKNVRALFTLAAKVSPTIIFVDEVDSMLGQRTRVGEHEAMRKIKNEFMTHWDGLMTKPGERILVLAATNRPFDLDEAIIRRFERRIMVGLPSIESREKILRTLLSKEKTDELDFHELGQMTEGYSGSDLKNLCITAAYRPVRELIQQERLKDQERKKREEAGKGTEETKEEEEASEEREIVLRPLNMEDMRKAKNQVGASFASEGSGMNELKQWNDLYGEGGSRKKEQLTYFL is encoded by the exons ATGGAGCAGAAGAGCGTGTTGCTGTCAGCTTTAGGAGTTGGTGTTGGCTTAGGGATTGGGTTGGCATCGGGTCAGAGTTTGGGTAGATGGGCAAACGGGCCGGGTTCTGTAGAAGATGATCTCACAGGAGAACAGATTGAGCAAGAGCTGGTGAGACAAATTATTGATGGAAGAGAGAGTACTGTCACCTTCGATGAGTTTCCGTATTTCTTAAG TGAGAGGACTAGAGTGTTATTGACAAGTTCAGCTTACGTTCATCTAAAAGAGTCTGATATATCGAAGCATACTCGGAACCTTGCACCTGCAAGTAAAGCCATTCTACTCTCTGGTCCTGCGGAGTTCTATCAGCAAATGCTTGCCAAAGCTTTGTCTCATTACTGTGAATCAAAGCTATTGCTGTTAGATATAACTGATTTCTCTATCAAG AtacaaagtaaatatggatgcACCAAGAAGGAACCT TTTCACAAGAGGTCTATTTCTGAGTTAACATTAGACAAAGTGTCTAGTTTAATGGGTTCCTTCTCGATGCTCTCTCAACGCGAAGTTGATCCAAGAG GGACATTGCGTCGACACACCAGTGGTAATGATCTTAAATCAAG GAGCATAGAGACCTCAAACCGTCCTCCAAAACACAAGAGATATGCTTCTGCTGCTCCTGATATCAGTAGTAGCATTTCCTCTGTTTCAG GTTGTAACAAACGCAGCACAAATCTATGTTTCGACGAGAAACTTTTCCTGCAATCACTTTACAAG GTTTTGGTCTCCGTATCAGCAACAACTCCGCTAATAGTATACCTCAGGGACGTTGAGAAGCTTCTTGAGTCGGAAAGATTCTACAAGCTGTTCCAAAGACTCTTGAACAAGCTCTCTGGTCCAGTCTTGATTCTTGGCTCTAGAGTATTAGAACCAGAAGATGATTGCCAAGAAGTAAGCGAAAGGACATCCTCTCTCTTTCCTTACAACATTGAGATCAAACCACCGGAGGATGAGTCTCAGCTCATGAGCTGGAAAAGTCGTTTAGAAGATGACATGAAGATGATTCAGTTCCAAGACAACAAGAACCACATCGCAGAGGTTCTTGCTGCTAATGACATTGAATGCGACGACTTAGCTTCCATATGCCACGCGGATACAATGTGTTTGAGTAACCACATTGATGAAGTTGTGGTTTCTGCTATCACTTATCATTTGATACACACCAAAGAGCCTGAATACAGAAACGGAAAGCTTGTTATATCTTCCAAAAG CTTGTCTCATGGACTAAGTATATTTCAAGAAGGTGGAAGCAGATCACTTGAGCTAGACACAAACACTGACTATAAGCGTAAAGGAGGAGAAGTATGTTCAAAGAGTGAGTCCAAACCTGAATCATCTGGTCCTGAAAACAAAAACGAGTTGGAGAAATCACTTCCTTCAAACAAGAATGATAATCCATCACCTCCAAAAGCGCCTGAGGTTGTTCCTGACAATGAGTTCGAGAAGCGGATAAGACCAGAGGTTATACCAGCAAATGAGATTGGCGTGACATTTGCAGATATTGGTTCTTTAGACGAAACAAAAGATTCACTTCAAGAGCTTGTAATGCTTCCACTTAGAAGACCTGATCTCTTCAAAGGCGGTCTTCTCAAGCCATGCAGAGGGATACTTCTGTTTGGTCCTCCTGGTACTGGCAAAACTATGCTTGCTAAAGCAATTGCAAATGAAGCTGGAGCTAGTTTCATCAATGTCTCAATGTCTACAATCACTTCTAAATGGTTTGGAGAAGATGAGAAGAACGTGAGAGCTTTGTTTACTTTAGCAGCTAAAGTATCACCAACGATTATATTTGTGGATGAAGTTGATAGTATGTTGGGGCAAAGAACAAGAGTAGGAGAGCATGAAGCTATGAGGAAGATCAAGAATGAGTTTATGACGCATTGGGATGGGCTTATGACCAAACCTGGTGAAAGGATTCTGGTTCTTGCAGCCACAAACAGACCCTTTGATCTTGATGAAGCTATCATTAGGAGGTTTGAGAGGAG AATAATGGTGGGACTTCCTTCGATTGAGAGCAGGGAGAAGATCTTGAGAACTTTGTTGTCTAAGGAGAAGACAGATGAACTTGATTTTCATGAGCTTGGACAGATGACAGAAGGCTACAGTGGAAGTGAtctaaag AACTTATGCATCACAGCTGCATACAGACCGGTTAGAGAGCTAATTCAACAGGAGAGATTGAAAGATCAG GAGAGGAAAAAGAGGGAAGAAGCAGGAAAAGGCACGGAAgagacaaaagaagaagaagaagcttcagaGGAGAGAGAGATTGTTTTGAGACCTTTGAACATGGAAGACATGAGAAAAGCTAAAAACCAG GTAGGGGCGAGTTTTGCATCAGAAGGATCTGGAATGAATGAGCTGAAACAATGGAATGATTTGTATGGAGAAGGAGGCTCAAGGAAAAAGGAACAGCTCACTTACTTCCTCTGA
- the LOC103857111 gene encoding probable membrane-associated kinase regulator 5 isoform X2: MEALTFMKFWLTNTTVNKPRRETRISESAVRSSAALEDSEVDLSEGDDSFFELEISLSDFSLHKNKTPEEREVKQTTFSLSKSKVIPFVEPTSKPQSPTTPLNSGRKFRAFSFKKKENNRSLNVMFKTEDQTTTTTTSFGKTTTTATSQLKPDTMFSEDSVSSVSSSKRFFDLIKPLYNKTTKKQSVNSVSTSPASSPATAREKQRNSKPSGIRRQLGKSRSASATLSPAKRVDESLQVQQDGIQSAILHCKKSFQGSESSMLSRSCSESYSQEKLSTSSSEGKLQF, translated from the coding sequence atggAAGCTCTCACCTTTATGAAATTCTGGCTAACGAACACCACCGTCAATAAACCCCGCCGTGAAACCAGAATCTCAGAATCCGCCGTTAGATCCTCCGCCGCACTAGAAGATTCCGAAGTTGATCTCAGCGAGGGAGATGATTCCTTCTTCGAGCTCGAGATCTCTCTCTCAGATTTCTCCttacataaaaacaaaacccCTGAAGAGAGAGAAGTAAAACAGACAACGTTTTCTCTCTCTAAGAGCAAAGTCATCCCTTTCGTCGAACCCACTTCAAAACCTCAGTCTCCGACAACTCCACTAAACTCCGGTCGAAAGTTTCGTGCTTTCTCCTtcaagaagaaagaaaacaacAGAAGCCTCAACGTAATGTTCAAAACAGAAGaccaaacaacaacaacaacaacaagcttCGGAAAAACGACGACCACTGCGACGTCACAGCTCAAACCCGACACGATGTTCTCCGAGGactctgtttcctctgtttcttcctCAAAGAGATTCTTTGACCTCATAAAGCCTTTATACAACAAAACAACCAAGAAACAGAGCGTCAACAGTGTATCCACATCTCCGGCGTCTTCACCGGCGACGGCGAGGGAGAAACAGAGAAATAGTAAACCGTCAGGGATTCGAAGACAGCTTGGGAAGAGCAGGTCGGCGTCTGCGACTTTGTCTCCGGCGAAGAGAGTCGACGAGTCTTTACAGGTGCAACAAGATGGGATTCAAAGTGCCATTCTCCACTGCAAGAAATCGTTTCAAGGGTCAGAATCTTCTATGTTGTCGCGATCTTGCAGTGAATCTTACTCGCAAGAGAAGCTCAGTACTTCGTCGTCTGAAGGTAAATTACAATTCTAA
- the LOC103857111 gene encoding probable membrane-associated kinase regulator 5 isoform X1: MEALTFMKFWLTNTTVNKPRRETRISESAVRSSAALEDSEVDLSEGDDSFFELEISLSDFSLHKNKTPEEREVKQTTFSLSKSKVIPFVEPTSKPQSPTTPLNSGRKFRAFSFKKKENNRSLNVMFKTEDQTTTTTTSFGKTTTTATSQLKPDTMFSEDSVSSVSSSKRFFDLIKPLYNKTTKKQSVNSVSTSPASSPATAREKQRNSKPSGIRRQLGKSRSASATLSPAKRVDESLQVQQDGIQSAILHCKKSFQGSESSMLSRSCSESYSQEKLSTSSSEDSYLFSRLSSESMSEKSFDSLVSIKEQREKISH, encoded by the exons atggAAGCTCTCACCTTTATGAAATTCTGGCTAACGAACACCACCGTCAATAAACCCCGCCGTGAAACCAGAATCTCAGAATCCGCCGTTAGATCCTCCGCCGCACTAGAAGATTCCGAAGTTGATCTCAGCGAGGGAGATGATTCCTTCTTCGAGCTCGAGATCTCTCTCTCAGATTTCTCCttacataaaaacaaaacccCTGAAGAGAGAGAAGTAAAACAGACAACGTTTTCTCTCTCTAAGAGCAAAGTCATCCCTTTCGTCGAACCCACTTCAAAACCTCAGTCTCCGACAACTCCACTAAACTCCGGTCGAAAGTTTCGTGCTTTCTCCTtcaagaagaaagaaaacaacAGAAGCCTCAACGTAATGTTCAAAACAGAAGaccaaacaacaacaacaacaacaagcttCGGAAAAACGACGACCACTGCGACGTCACAGCTCAAACCCGACACGATGTTCTCCGAGGactctgtttcctctgtttcttcctCAAAGAGATTCTTTGACCTCATAAAGCCTTTATACAACAAAACAACCAAGAAACAGAGCGTCAACAGTGTATCCACATCTCCGGCGTCTTCACCGGCGACGGCGAGGGAGAAACAGAGAAATAGTAAACCGTCAGGGATTCGAAGACAGCTTGGGAAGAGCAGGTCGGCGTCTGCGACTTTGTCTCCGGCGAAGAGAGTCGACGAGTCTTTACAGGTGCAACAAGATGGGATTCAAAGTGCCATTCTCCACTGCAAGAAATCGTTTCAAGGGTCAGAATCTTCTATGTTGTCGCGATCTTGCAGTGAATCTTACTCGCAAGAGAAGCTCAGTACTTCGTCGTCTGAAG aTTCGTATTTGTTTTCAAGATTATCAAGCGAATCAATGTCGGAAAAATCATTCGATAGCCTGGTTTCAATCAAGGAACAAAGGGAGAAGATTAgccattag